From one Henriciella marina DSM 19595 genomic stretch:
- a CDS encoding ZIP family metal transporter, producing the protein MSEFMRVLAFAALPALGNIGGVLLAEMMRPPRWVNGALLHGAAGIAIAIVSVELMPRAMDSMVMWGIALAFIGGAIASLGMAKAVNGFSKRAGGTTSAWMVYAAIMADLVSDGLITGAGSAASLELGVFLAGAQLVANLPGGFAASANLRKRNVSRRTRLIAGTVITLPIFLSAALGYLLLRGTPPEVQGICLAAIAGLLVATTIEDLVPEGDAPRPPRWSSTMALAVGFAAIASISNLMT; encoded by the coding sequence TTGAGCGAATTCATGCGCGTTCTGGCCTTTGCCGCCCTCCCGGCACTCGGGAATATTGGCGGCGTACTCCTGGCCGAGATGATGCGACCGCCGCGCTGGGTGAACGGGGCGCTGCTGCATGGCGCAGCCGGGATCGCGATCGCAATCGTGTCGGTCGAGCTCATGCCCCGCGCCATGGATTCGATGGTGATGTGGGGCATCGCCCTTGCCTTTATCGGTGGCGCAATCGCGTCTCTCGGGATGGCCAAGGCTGTCAACGGATTTTCCAAACGCGCCGGCGGCACGACCAGTGCCTGGATGGTCTATGCTGCGATCATGGCAGACCTCGTTAGCGACGGTCTGATTACCGGTGCAGGCTCGGCGGCATCGCTGGAACTCGGCGTCTTCCTGGCTGGCGCACAGCTTGTCGCTAACTTGCCCGGTGGTTTTGCCGCCAGCGCCAATCTGCGCAAACGGAATGTCTCGCGCCGGACACGGCTGATCGCGGGGACAGTCATCACATTGCCGATCTTTCTCAGCGCCGCCCTGGGCTACTTGCTCCTGAGAGGTACGCCACCGGAAGTTCAGGGCATATGTCTTGCTGCAATTGCCGGTCTTCTGGTGGCGACGACTATTGAAGACCTTGTGCCGGAAGGCGACGCTCCTCGGCCCCCGCGTTGGAGCTCGACAATGGCCCTCGCCGTCGGCTTCGCGGCAATCGCTTCAATCTCGAACCTCATGACTTGA
- the coxB gene encoding cytochrome c oxidase subunit II translates to MALLLISIGLLAGCAGEQSALSGGGQESDRTLLLTIILTAGSAVIFLLVIAAIAAAFFAPARVKRWLASNNIVIWGGIAFPTVVLSALLVYGFLALGAGPANSTTAAGDPLRIRVDGLQWWWRVTYLGDDGEAIESANELRLPAGRTVQLELTSSDVIHSFWVPAYAGKVDMIPGRTNTLTLVAEEPGIVRGQCAEYCGGAHAFMAFSVVTMDPADFDAWLAEEAGSAALTGTQGERAFLQAGCGGCHTVRGTSARGSVGPDLTHIASRRTIGAGLLPTDRNAILTWLKRHKSLKPDNLMPAYDMLSAEEQASIADWLGQLE, encoded by the coding sequence GTGGCCCTTCTGCTCATCAGTATCGGCCTCCTCGCCGGATGCGCTGGCGAGCAGTCTGCGTTGTCAGGTGGCGGTCAGGAATCAGACCGCACACTTCTTCTCACAATTATCCTTACCGCCGGATCAGCGGTCATTTTCCTGCTCGTGATCGCAGCAATCGCCGCCGCATTCTTCGCCCCGGCACGGGTGAAGCGGTGGCTCGCATCCAATAACATCGTCATCTGGGGAGGCATCGCCTTCCCGACCGTCGTCCTGTCGGCTTTGCTGGTTTACGGCTTCCTGGCGCTTGGAGCAGGGCCCGCAAACTCCACAACAGCTGCAGGAGATCCGCTCCGCATTCGGGTGGACGGGCTGCAGTGGTGGTGGCGCGTTACCTATCTTGGCGACGATGGCGAGGCGATAGAAAGCGCAAATGAGCTTCGCCTGCCGGCCGGGCGGACGGTCCAACTCGAACTGACCTCAAGCGACGTGATACACAGCTTCTGGGTGCCGGCTTATGCTGGCAAAGTCGACATGATCCCGGGGCGGACAAATACACTCACCCTCGTCGCAGAAGAGCCCGGCATCGTGCGCGGACAGTGCGCGGAATATTGCGGCGGGGCGCATGCCTTCATGGCTTTTTCGGTCGTCACAATGGACCCGGCAGACTTCGACGCATGGCTCGCTGAAGAGGCAGGGTCGGCGGCCCTCACCGGTACGCAGGGCGAGCGAGCTTTCCTGCAGGCCGGCTGCGGCGGATGCCACACAGTCCGGGGCACCTCCGCGCGAGGCAGCGTTGGTCCGGACCTTACGCATATTGCCAGCCGCAGGACGATCGGTGCCGGCCTCCTGCCGACCGACCGTAATGCCATACTGACCTGGCTGAAGCGTCATAAATCACTGAAGCCAGACAATCTGATGCCAGCCTATGACATGCTTTCAGCAGAGGAGCAGGCCAGCATCGCAGACTGGCTTGGACAGCTGGAGTAA
- a CDS encoding acyl-CoA dehydrogenase: MANPLKSLRRNLITRPLMGWYKSVLPGLSDTEAQALEAGDTWWEADLFSGKPDWDRFREFRSHGFTPEEQAFIDGPLAELCDMLDDYEIEHERMDLPENAWAFLKKNKFFGMIIPKEYDGLGFSASAHSEVVKRIATRNVSAAVTVMVPNSLGPGELLMLYGTEDQKTYYLPRLARGEEIPCFALTGVEAGSDASAMTATGVVCEGEWEGEKTLGIRLNWEKRYTTLGPVATLIGLAFKLQDPDGLLGNKTDLGITVALVSTALKGVDAGDRHIPSGLAFQNGPSWGRDVFVPISQILGGQEQTGQGWKMLMGALAAGRGISLPSLATAACQVSAQSTGAYARVREQFGINIGQFEGVQEKLAPIGASAYQLEAARRFITIGLDDGHHPGVASGIMKYHATERMRESVNHAMDVHGGKSICVGPKNYLETPYRAIPIGITVEGANILTRSLIIFGQGSIRCHPYILEEMQAVALDDRKEALEKFDALLWRHVGHDIANIGRSWFHGLTGGRFASAPEKTTLKPYYQELARYSANLAVASEISLGILGGKLKFKESLSARLGDVLAELFLLSGALKRFEADGQPEADKPLLDWIFADGIARMHGKLAEVGDNFPNGFWGWTIKMLTQTGGKRRRGPTDAMNKAVADLLQRPSATRERLTEGVFTGKGADPLAALERALAMMIECEPIKRRMKEKGVENTEAAKKADIISTEEAGKLRDLHRAVREVIEVDSFDPSRFEQADITQAEKLSA, from the coding sequence ATGGCCAACCCTCTGAAAAGTCTCAGGCGCAACCTCATTACCCGGCCTTTGATGGGGTGGTACAAATCGGTGCTGCCAGGGCTCTCTGACACGGAAGCCCAGGCACTTGAGGCAGGCGATACGTGGTGGGAGGCGGATCTCTTCTCCGGCAAACCGGACTGGGACCGCTTCCGGGAGTTTCGGTCCCACGGTTTTACGCCTGAAGAGCAGGCATTCATCGACGGGCCCTTGGCCGAGCTTTGCGACATGCTGGACGATTACGAAATCGAGCATGAGCGCATGGACCTGCCGGAAAACGCATGGGCCTTCCTGAAGAAGAACAAATTCTTCGGCATGATTATTCCCAAGGAGTATGACGGGCTGGGCTTCTCCGCGTCGGCACATTCGGAAGTCGTCAAGCGGATCGCCACCCGAAACGTGTCAGCGGCCGTCACCGTGATGGTGCCCAATTCTCTCGGGCCCGGTGAGCTTCTGATGCTGTATGGAACGGAAGACCAGAAGACCTACTATCTGCCGCGCCTGGCGCGTGGTGAGGAGATTCCATGTTTCGCGCTGACTGGCGTGGAAGCTGGTTCCGACGCATCTGCAATGACGGCGACCGGTGTCGTGTGCGAGGGCGAATGGGAAGGCGAGAAGACGCTTGGTATCAGGCTCAACTGGGAAAAGCGGTACACAACGCTTGGCCCGGTCGCGACCTTGATCGGGCTTGCCTTCAAGCTTCAGGATCCGGACGGCCTGCTGGGTAACAAGACCGATCTTGGTATCACGGTCGCGCTCGTTTCGACCGCCCTGAAGGGTGTAGATGCGGGCGACCGTCATATCCCGTCCGGGCTCGCCTTTCAGAACGGCCCAAGCTGGGGCCGGGACGTCTTCGTGCCGATCAGCCAGATTCTTGGCGGTCAGGAACAGACAGGACAAGGCTGGAAGATGCTCATGGGCGCGCTTGCCGCGGGCCGCGGCATCTCGCTGCCGTCACTGGCGACAGCCGCTTGCCAGGTCTCCGCCCAATCGACCGGCGCCTATGCTCGCGTGCGTGAACAGTTCGGTATCAATATCGGCCAGTTTGAGGGTGTACAGGAGAAGCTCGCCCCGATCGGTGCCTCTGCCTACCAGCTGGAAGCTGCGCGCCGCTTCATCACGATCGGCCTCGATGACGGTCACCATCCTGGTGTCGCCTCCGGCATCATGAAGTATCACGCGACCGAACGCATGCGCGAAAGCGTGAACCACGCCATGGACGTGCACGGCGGCAAATCAATCTGCGTCGGGCCAAAGAATTACCTCGAGACCCCGTATCGTGCCATCCCGATCGGGATCACGGTCGAGGGCGCAAACATTCTCACCCGGAGCCTGATCATCTTCGGACAGGGGTCTATCCGCTGTCACCCTTACATTCTCGAAGAGATGCAGGCCGTTGCACTGGATGACCGCAAAGAGGCTCTCGAAAAGTTCGACGCCCTACTGTGGCGCCATGTCGGCCATGATATCGCAAATATCGGGCGCAGCTGGTTCCATGGCCTGACAGGTGGCCGCTTTGCGAGCGCGCCGGAGAAGACTACTCTCAAGCCATACTATCAGGAACTGGCTCGCTACAGTGCCAATCTCGCGGTCGCCTCAGAGATTTCTCTCGGCATCCTTGGTGGCAAGCTCAAATTCAAGGAAAGCCTGTCAGCCCGCCTCGGCGACGTTCTGGCCGAACTCTTCCTGCTGTCCGGCGCACTCAAACGGTTTGAGGCCGACGGCCAGCCAGAAGCTGACAAGCCGCTGCTCGACTGGATTTTTGCCGACGGCATCGCCCGCATGCATGGCAAGCTGGCCGAAGTTGGTGACAATTTCCCGAACGGGTTCTGGGGCTGGACCATCAAGATGCTGACCCAGACCGGTGGCAAGCGGCGCCGTGGCCCTACGGACGCCATGAACAAGGCGGTTGCAGACCTCCTGCAGCGCCCAAGCGCAACTCGCGAGCGTCTGACCGAAGGCGTGTTCACCGGCAAAGGTGCCGATCCGCTTGCCGCTCTCGAACGCGCGCTCGCCATGATGATCGAATGCGAACCGATAAAGAGGCGGATGAAGGAAAAAGGCGTCGAAAACACTGAGGCAGCGAAAAAGGCCGACATCATTTCGACCGAGGAAGCCGGCAAGTTGCGCGATCTCCACCGCGCGGTGCGTGAAGTGATCGAAGTCGATAGTTTCGACCCGTCCCGGTTTGAACAAGCCGATATCACACAAGCAGAGAAGCTCTCAGCATGA
- a CDS encoding cytochrome c oxidase assembly protein: protein MHPNWPRLGHAIRPAEPVRDLHVVWRKPDGILYRMQQNPPISPRSATSLPTSPGSAAARRRKASRARLATFSILVAALMIGLSIERLTPGMLTRHMLTHIFAMSIVAPALAWIWHPNRYLPVGRSPLIVSTISQLVLFILWHSPAGMQSVAHFALGELLMIGSLLASAVWFWACMFEAVRHDRLEAVPALLLTGKIVCLMAALMVFAPRLLFHGGEATAPAHMAMFRDQQLAGLIMLVACPLTYIGASVYMVARWLSNLSAHERGSHRE from the coding sequence ATGCACCCGAATTGGCCACGTCTCGGACATGCCATACGTCCAGCGGAACCGGTGCGGGACCTTCACGTTGTTTGGCGGAAGCCGGACGGAATTCTGTATCGGATGCAACAAAATCCGCCAATCTCCCCTCGGTCTGCGACGTCGCTTCCGACGTCTCCAGGTAGTGCTGCCGCACGCAGGCGCAAAGCCAGCCGAGCCCGTTTGGCGACATTCTCTATCCTGGTCGCCGCTCTTATGATCGGCTTGAGCATCGAACGGCTTACGCCGGGCATGTTGACCCGGCATATGCTCACGCACATTTTCGCGATGAGCATCGTTGCTCCGGCGCTTGCCTGGATCTGGCACCCGAACCGATACCTGCCAGTTGGCAGGTCGCCTCTCATCGTCTCGACCATTTCGCAGCTTGTTCTTTTCATCCTGTGGCACAGCCCCGCAGGGATGCAGAGCGTGGCCCATTTCGCGCTTGGCGAATTGCTGATGATCGGTAGTCTGCTGGCCAGTGCTGTCTGGTTCTGGGCGTGCATGTTCGAAGCGGTACGCCACGATCGACTGGAAGCAGTTCCCGCGCTCCTTCTGACCGGGAAGATCGTCTGCCTGATGGCCGCCCTCATGGTATTTGCGCCGAGACTGCTTTTCCACGGAGGAGAAGCGACAGCGCCAGCGCACATGGCGATGTTCCGCGACCAGCAGCTTGCCGGCCTCATCATGCTCGTCGCCTGCCCTCTGACCTATATCGGCGCCAGCGTCTATATGGTTGCCCGGTGGCTCTCAAACCTCTCCGCGCACGAAAGGGGCAGCCACCGGGAATGA
- a CDS encoding c-type cytochrome has protein sequence MKLNVTLTWSRIVYGLIALAFLGVAGAFLVAWSGVYSVAASRGHPGWLNWFLELGMRNSVEANARQLEVPDLDDPNLITLGAAHFQGGCAPCHGGPDEPVNPIYQAMLPVPPQLNEHADNWKPSELHWIVTHGLQYAGMPGWAATKRTDEVWAMVAFLKALPNMDEETYLTLAGGNANLAAPDVAELITEGLSTSSLATCAKCHDTANGPPTSNRVPRLGGQSETYLRRALADYSANRRESGFMEPVAAEISEAQMDEIAAWFANLDSPTHADNTLADADLDAGRQIALDGVPARRVAACQACHHSNGSTAYPRLSGQSAVYLRNQLELWRDAPPSDTAHAELMREAIGRITDEQIRDVSAWYASQITEASAADTSSATTGPGE, from the coding sequence ATGAAATTGAACGTCACACTCACCTGGAGTCGTATCGTCTACGGGCTGATTGCCCTTGCGTTTCTTGGTGTCGCAGGTGCCTTTCTGGTGGCCTGGTCGGGTGTTTACAGCGTCGCCGCCAGCAGAGGGCATCCTGGGTGGCTCAACTGGTTTCTCGAACTCGGCATGCGTAATTCGGTCGAAGCCAATGCCAGGCAATTGGAGGTGCCCGACCTTGATGATCCGAACCTGATCACGCTGGGTGCAGCCCATTTCCAGGGCGGATGCGCGCCCTGTCATGGCGGGCCGGACGAACCGGTCAATCCGATCTATCAGGCAATGCTGCCCGTTCCGCCGCAACTCAACGAACACGCCGATAACTGGAAGCCGAGCGAGCTCCACTGGATTGTCACGCATGGCCTCCAATATGCCGGCATGCCCGGCTGGGCCGCGACAAAGCGGACCGACGAAGTCTGGGCAATGGTCGCCTTTCTGAAGGCGCTGCCCAATATGGACGAGGAGACTTATCTCACCCTCGCGGGCGGCAATGCCAACCTTGCAGCACCGGACGTGGCAGAGCTGATCACGGAAGGACTTTCCACGTCCTCTCTGGCGACCTGCGCCAAGTGCCATGACACCGCGAACGGGCCGCCCACGAGCAACCGGGTGCCCCGGCTCGGCGGCCAGTCGGAAACCTATCTGCGCCGCGCACTAGCAGATTACAGCGCCAATCGCCGCGAGAGCGGGTTTATGGAACCGGTTGCCGCAGAAATTTCCGAAGCCCAGATGGACGAGATCGCCGCCTGGTTTGCCAACCTCGACTCGCCGACCCATGCAGACAACACCCTCGCCGACGCCGATCTCGACGCGGGCAGGCAGATCGCGCTTGACGGCGTGCCTGCCAGGCGGGTGGCGGCTTGTCAGGCTTGTCATCACAGTAATGGCAGTACCGCCTATCCGCGCCTTTCCGGCCAGTCGGCGGTCTACCTGCGCAACCAGCTCGAGCTCTGGCGCGATGCCCCGCCGAGCGACACCGCGCACGCTGAGCTCATGCGCGAAGCCATCGGCCGGATCACGGATGAGCAAATTCGGGATGTGTCCGCCTGGTATGCAAGCCAGATTACAGAAGCGAGCGCGGCGGATACGAGTTCCGCCACAACGGGACCGGGTGAATGA
- a CDS encoding cbb3-type cytochrome c oxidase subunit I has product MSDPSSTERKTISPMPRPEGEEEELLRIWATPKGWRLPTAVNNSVIGILYLGAAFVFFVLAGILALVMRTQLAMPGNELVDQNLYNQLFTVHGTTMMFLFAVPAMEALGVLLLPQMLSARDLPFPRLSAFAVWAYVVGGAVFFSTIFYDLAPAGGWFMYPPLTLTDYQPGDNADFWLLGIGFIEISAIAGAIEIIVGVLRTRPPGMSLDKLPIFGWAMLIFAGMIMVAFPAVILATMLLEIERAFGWPFFSAELGGDPLLWQHLFWFFGHPEVYIIFLPAAGLVSMIVPTAARKPLIGYNLITVALIATGFFSFGLWVHHMFTTGIPALSMAFFSAASIAVAIPSGIQFFSWIATFASSDRKLEFNVPTLFVVGMLFIFLIGGLTGVMVAMVPFNWQAHDTYFIVAHMHYVMIGGMVFPLFATFYYWVPIIAKKQLSERLGKITFWLMFIGFNVSFFPMHFTGLMGMPRRIWTYSDVMGWGPLNLISTIGAFMIAAGVLVFIIDLIRNFRVGEGGKDNPWGAGTLEFLPQDVYSTRSIPHVYSRYPLWDDPDLPRSVAAGEQYLPNAPTGGRETIVTSPVHARPQYVIQMPGPGWMHVAAAVFTAACFLLLTVKVVIPAIICAVIAIVSCLVWVWNTDKGPDKGPVDIGGGYKLPVYVTGPMAHGWWAMIVLMIVAGSIFLSYVFSYLYLWTVSPEVWQAGRAFLPPLSWPLATAGLLIASAIVMRLAKSALPEPGERRLVVPVLILVSAALAIAGITAELYGHWSNGLRPTETSYGAMVFMAGIVSAQIIVAISIMSLFCAARHVAGLLDQVRWASLENTTLLLYYVVGQALVGLLLIHGFPHIMGGGP; this is encoded by the coding sequence ATGAGCGACCCGTCATCAACCGAACGCAAGACGATTAGCCCGATGCCACGGCCCGAGGGGGAGGAAGAAGAACTGCTACGCATCTGGGCGACGCCGAAAGGCTGGCGTCTTCCGACGGCCGTGAACAACAGCGTGATCGGCATCCTCTATCTTGGCGCCGCTTTTGTCTTCTTCGTGCTAGCTGGCATCCTCGCGCTCGTCATGCGCACCCAGCTTGCCATGCCGGGCAATGAGCTGGTCGACCAGAACCTCTACAACCAGCTTTTCACCGTACACGGCACGACGATGATGTTTCTGTTCGCCGTGCCAGCGATGGAAGCGCTTGGGGTCTTGCTCCTGCCACAGATGCTGTCAGCGCGCGATCTGCCTTTTCCGCGTCTGTCGGCCTTTGCCGTCTGGGCCTATGTGGTTGGCGGAGCAGTCTTTTTCTCAACGATCTTTTATGACCTTGCCCCTGCTGGCGGCTGGTTCATGTACCCGCCCCTGACACTGACCGACTATCAGCCTGGCGATAATGCGGACTTCTGGCTGCTCGGCATCGGCTTCATCGAGATCTCAGCCATTGCAGGCGCCATCGAGATCATCGTCGGCGTGTTGCGAACCCGCCCGCCGGGCATGTCGCTCGACAAGCTGCCGATCTTTGGCTGGGCCATGCTGATCTTTGCCGGGATGATCATGGTCGCCTTTCCGGCGGTGATCCTTGCCACCATGCTGCTGGAGATCGAACGGGCCTTTGGCTGGCCCTTCTTTTCCGCAGAGTTGGGCGGCGACCCGCTGCTATGGCAGCATTTGTTCTGGTTCTTCGGTCATCCCGAAGTTTACATCATCTTCCTGCCAGCGGCCGGTCTCGTCTCTATGATTGTGCCGACAGCGGCGCGCAAACCGCTCATCGGCTACAATCTTATCACGGTCGCCCTGATCGCAACCGGGTTTTTCAGTTTCGGCCTCTGGGTCCATCATATGTTCACGACGGGCATTCCGGCCCTGTCGATGGCTTTCTTCTCTGCGGCCAGCATAGCTGTGGCCATCCCGTCCGGCATCCAGTTTTTTTCCTGGATTGCGACCTTTGCTTCGTCTGACCGAAAACTCGAATTCAACGTGCCGACCTTATTCGTTGTCGGGATGTTGTTCATTTTCCTGATCGGTGGACTGACCGGCGTGATGGTCGCGATGGTACCGTTCAACTGGCAGGCGCATGACACATACTTCATCGTCGCGCACATGCATTATGTGATGATCGGGGGCATGGTCTTTCCGCTGTTTGCGACCTTCTATTACTGGGTTCCCATCATCGCGAAGAAACAGCTGTCGGAACGTCTCGGCAAGATCACCTTCTGGCTGATGTTCATCGGCTTCAACGTCTCCTTCTTCCCGATGCATTTCACAGGCCTGATGGGCATGCCCCGACGAATATGGACCTATTCCGACGTCATGGGCTGGGGCCCGCTCAACCTGATATCGACCATCGGCGCCTTCATGATCGCGGCCGGAGTGCTCGTCTTCATCATCGATCTCATCAGAAACTTCCGCGTTGGCGAAGGCGGGAAAGACAATCCATGGGGGGCCGGCACGCTCGAATTCCTGCCACAGGACGTCTACTCGACCCGCTCGATCCCACACGTCTACAGCCGCTACCCGCTCTGGGACGATCCTGACCTCCCTCGCTCGGTAGCCGCAGGCGAGCAGTACCTGCCCAACGCCCCAACCGGTGGGCGCGAGACCATCGTCACATCGCCAGTGCATGCACGGCCTCAATATGTGATCCAGATGCCTGGCCCCGGCTGGATGCATGTCGCCGCCGCCGTCTTTACCGCCGCCTGCTTCCTGCTGCTGACCGTCAAGGTGGTCATACCGGCCATCATCTGCGCGGTGATTGCCATTGTCTCCTGCCTGGTCTGGGTCTGGAATACCGACAAGGGACCGGACAAAGGCCCGGTCGACATTGGTGGCGGTTACAAGCTGCCTGTCTATGTCACCGGCCCGATGGCGCATGGCTGGTGGGCGATGATCGTGCTGATGATCGTCGCCGGATCTATCTTCCTTTCCTACGTCTTTTCCTACCTCTATCTGTGGACGGTCTCGCCCGAAGTCTGGCAGGCCGGGCGCGCCTTCCTGCCTCCCCTCTCATGGCCGCTCGCCACTGCGGGACTCCTCATCGCTTCGGCCATCGTCATGCGGCTGGCAAAGTCGGCTCTGCCCGAGCCGGGCGAGCGCCGGCTCGTCGTTCCGGTCCTCATTCTCGTCTCCGCCGCCCTCGCCATTGCAGGCATAACGGCCGAACTCTACGGTCACTGGTCGAACGGCCTGCGTCCGACAGAGACCAGCTATGGCGCGATGGTCTTTATGGCCGGTATCGTCTCGGCCCAGATCATTGTGGCGATAAGCATCATGTCACTGTTCTGCGCGGCCCGTCATGTGGCAGGCCTCCTCGACCAGGTTCGCTGGGCCAGCCTCGAGAATACGACGCTGCTGCTCTATTATGTGGTCGGGCAGGCGCTGGTCGGGCTTCTGCTCATCCACGGCTTCCCGCACATCATGGGAGGCGGCCCATGA
- a CDS encoding sodium:calcium antiporter: protein MSDLTSLSLPVNVAVFAMAAFFVWMAGAGLAAYADEISRRSGLGQALMGLLLLAGVTSLPEIATSVTAASVGNAPLAVNNLLGSIVMQVAVLAVADLVYGKRALTAIVPDPTVMLQGALNVCLLCAVAIAAIVGDYALAGAGWWTWGLAIGALYSMHKLVEADKREPWIANVEKEDVPAHFEEDPMSISHTSLGIRTGMAALVILFAGSLVALTGDAIAAQSGLGSSFMGYAFVAIATSLPEASTVFASMKRGLYTMAISDILGTNILNVALLFVVDFIAPQQAIMASVGQFAAVAALLGATVTGLFIMGVAERRDRAFLRMGVDSIAVLITYASGLALLYTLRGEG from the coding sequence ATGTCCGATCTGACCTCCCTCAGCCTACCGGTCAATGTGGCGGTGTTCGCCATGGCAGCCTTCTTCGTCTGGATGGCCGGTGCAGGACTGGCAGCCTATGCCGACGAGATCTCTCGTCGCAGCGGTCTTGGGCAAGCGCTCATGGGGCTGCTTCTACTGGCGGGCGTCACTTCGCTGCCTGAAATCGCGACGAGCGTCACGGCAGCCTCGGTCGGCAACGCCCCTCTGGCGGTGAACAACCTTCTCGGCAGTATTGTCATGCAGGTCGCGGTCCTCGCTGTCGCCGACCTGGTCTACGGCAAACGAGCTCTCACAGCGATCGTGCCAGACCCAACTGTTATGCTGCAGGGGGCACTGAATGTCTGCCTGCTCTGCGCCGTCGCCATCGCCGCGATCGTTGGCGACTACGCCCTGGCTGGCGCAGGCTGGTGGACATGGGGGCTCGCGATTGGCGCCCTCTATTCGATGCACAAACTCGTCGAGGCCGACAAGCGAGAGCCCTGGATCGCGAATGTCGAGAAAGAGGACGTCCCTGCGCATTTCGAAGAAGACCCGATGTCGATCAGTCATACCAGCCTTGGCATCCGCACCGGGATGGCAGCGCTGGTTATTCTTTTCGCAGGTTCGCTCGTTGCGCTGACAGGCGATGCCATAGCCGCCCAGAGCGGGCTTGGCTCATCCTTCATGGGCTACGCCTTCGTAGCCATCGCAACCTCGCTGCCAGAAGCAAGCACCGTTTTCGCATCGATGAAACGAGGGCTCTACACCATGGCGATTTCTGACATTCTCGGCACGAACATTCTGAATGTCGCGCTTCTTTTTGTGGTCGACTTTATCGCACCGCAGCAGGCCATCATGGCAAGCGTAGGTCAGTTTGCCGCTGTGGCAGCCCTTCTTGGCGCAACTGTCACAGGCCTCTTCATCATGGGCGTGGCCGAGAGACGCGACAGAGCGTTTCTCCGCATGGGTGTAGATTCGATTGCCGTCCTAATCACCTATGCCAGCGGTCTTGCGCTGCTCTACACATTGAGGGGAGAAGGATGA
- a CDS encoding OmpP1/FadL family transporter, translated as MHRFTILALPVLASTALIPAHADSFAISEYSTSDLGRANSGRVTQTEDPAAAYGNPALMTRFNRPAVSVGLSGILGNAEFEDKGSIDALGNPLGGETDGFLSDAALPAAHAVYPLNRDIALGLSVTVPFGLATDYERDWPGRYQALESELQTININPSLGYQITDDLSFGVGLNAQYIDARLTSAIDFGAVCLNRAGPATCAPAGLVPQASDGLVEIEGDDWSFGWNVGLAWAPHPDWLIGLHHRSSIDQRLEGDADFTVPAMASFLTASGAFTDTSGRAALDLPGTTELGIRWQASERATLYASAQWTEWSSIEELRVDLENPVQPDSVEELNYEDAGRYGIGGDYQISDQWTVRAGYAFDESPAPAEFRTARIPDNDRHIIAVGTTWSPTPEWDVDAAYNRVSIEDADFDRTGEFRDRVIGTFSGHADVFSLSATRRF; from the coding sequence ATGCATCGTTTCACCATTCTCGCCCTTCCAGTCCTCGCAAGCACGGCCCTGATACCGGCCCATGCCGACAGTTTTGCCATCAGCGAGTATTCCACTTCGGACCTTGGACGCGCAAATTCGGGCCGTGTGACACAGACCGAGGATCCAGCCGCAGCCTATGGCAATCCCGCGCTCATGACACGGTTCAATAGGCCCGCCGTTTCGGTCGGGCTCAGCGGCATTCTTGGCAATGCGGAGTTCGAGGACAAAGGCTCGATTGATGCCCTGGGCAATCCGCTCGGCGGGGAGACCGACGGCTTCCTGTCTGACGCTGCGCTCCCAGCAGCCCACGCCGTCTATCCCTTAAACAGGGACATCGCACTCGGCCTATCGGTGACGGTGCCATTCGGACTCGCAACGGATTACGAGCGAGACTGGCCGGGCCGCTATCAGGCGCTGGAATCGGAGCTGCAAACCATCAACATCAATCCGAGCCTGGGCTATCAGATAACCGATGATCTCTCATTCGGCGTCGGTCTCAACGCGCAATACATCGATGCCCGCCTGACGAGCGCGATTGATTTCGGTGCTGTATGTCTGAACCGGGCCGGGCCTGCGACCTGCGCGCCAGCCGGCCTGGTCCCGCAAGCGTCAGACGGTCTGGTAGAGATCGAAGGCGATGACTGGAGCTTTGGCTGGAATGTGGGCCTTGCATGGGCACCTCACCCAGACTGGCTCATAGGTCTGCACCATCGCTCCTCCATCGACCAGAGACTTGAGGGCGACGCGGATTTTACCGTCCCTGCCATGGCAAGCTTCCTGACAGCCAGCGGCGCCTTCACCGACACGTCGGGCCGTGCCGCCCTCGATCTTCCGGGAACCACAGAACTCGGTATTCGCTGGCAGGCGAGCGAACGCGCAACGCTCTACGCCAGCGCACAATGGACCGAATGGTCCAGCATTGAGGAGCTCCGGGTCGATCTCGAGAATCCGGTCCAGCCGGATTCGGTCGAAGAGCTCAATTACGAGGATGCAGGCCGCTATGGGATCGGGGGCGATTATCAGATTTCCGATCAGTGGACCGTCCGCGCTGGCTATGCGTTCGATGAAAGCCCTGCCCCTGCGGAATTCCGCACCGCGCGCATCCCTGACAATGACCGCCACATCATCGCTGTCGGGACGACCTGGAGCCCAACGCCGGAGTGGGATGTTGATGCCGCCTACAACCGTGTGAGCATTGAGGATGCCGACTTCGACCGCACGGGCGAGTTCCGTGACCGCGTCATCGGCACGTTTAGCGGACATGCAGACGTATTTTCGCTGAGTGCGACGCGCCGCTTCTAG